The following coding sequences lie in one Mycoplasma crocodyli MP145 genomic window:
- a CDS encoding MAG1210 family protein, with protein MKNIEKIYDVNKTFKDKYQQEHEENTINYFCDLVEKSKIDISENIKTNVEIRKLEKSLVSKTKSTKTNKKMKKVLIVLGVILFLLGWYFLIGPFVLSGAKDYTTTKKIILSLSGGLMLIISILMILYVFKINKKILANNLMNSKSDAKLEELKELVKKQLEPLNGLYSYGTLNQIVSKTIPDFEFNDFLNAEWLHNFLNTYNFEIIDFGKNGSYKSLISGELYGNKFLLADMIKLEIETKKYFGNLEVAYSEKSKKINGDTVIKTVKQNLEASVVKSYPNFYQSPFLLYGNQLLPNLDFSRDPSELNSKKPDEVDKFIQKKAKEFEKLDRNSTKQGGQFSLMSNLDFEVLFNCTDRNNEKDFRMLFTPSTQKELTDIFRDRDTSFGDVYTWVKNSNMNILMSSCLEDLKFEDYIDETTVECNSKLYYSPDEFYNTNINIARQKFIDANVFYFKKLYYIFAPILATHEFHNSKPKETTKKYNGEANFATIQHEEFANELLKNEIDAVSHNESLIDDIMKTKLVTKHGLVDEVEATAYGFNAVEKVDYIDVKAGNGKYYPVPVTWYDYVPVKKTSRFYAISIPVKESLLSTWSCVDISNHELWNDNFGSDVFPTIKNSTLILLKQDREYDLKLLEQIVMDYAKELNKKEKSING; from the coding sequence ATGAAAAACATTGAAAAAATTTATGATGTTAATAAAACGTTTAAAGATAAATATCAGCAAGAACATGAAGAGAATACTATAAACTACTTTTGTGATCTTGTTGAAAAATCTAAAATTGATATTTCAGAAAACATCAAAACTAATGTAGAAATAAGAAAATTAGAAAAATCATTAGTTTCAAAAACAAAATCCACCAAAACAAATAAAAAAATGAAAAAAGTTTTAATTGTTTTAGGTGTAATTCTTTTTTTATTAGGTTGATATTTCTTAATAGGACCATTCGTTTTATCAGGAGCAAAAGATTATACAACAACTAAAAAAATAATACTTTCACTTAGTGGTGGTTTAATGCTAATAATATCGATATTAATGATTTTGTATGTATTTAAGATTAATAAAAAAATACTTGCAAACAACTTAATGAATTCAAAGAGCGATGCAAAATTAGAAGAACTAAAAGAATTAGTAAAAAAACAATTAGAACCATTAAATGGTTTATACTCTTACGGTACTCTTAATCAAATAGTAAGTAAAACTATTCCTGATTTTGAATTTAACGATTTTCTAAATGCTGAATGATTACACAATTTTTTAAATACATATAATTTTGAAATTATAGATTTTGGAAAAAACGGTTCTTATAAATCATTAATATCGGGTGAACTTTACGGTAATAAGTTCCTTTTAGCAGATATGATCAAATTAGAAATCGAAACCAAGAAATATTTTGGAAATCTTGAAGTTGCATATAGTGAAAAAAGTAAAAAAATTAACGGTGATACTGTTATTAAAACAGTTAAACAAAATCTTGAAGCTTCTGTTGTTAAGTCTTATCCTAATTTCTATCAATCGCCATTTTTATTGTATGGTAATCAATTGCTGCCTAATCTAGATTTTTCTAGAGATCCTTCTGAATTGAATTCGAAAAAACCTGATGAGGTAGATAAATTTATTCAAAAGAAAGCAAAAGAATTTGAAAAATTAGATCGCAATTCAACTAAACAAGGTGGTCAATTCTCATTAATGAGTAATCTAGATTTTGAAGTTCTATTTAATTGTACAGATAGAAATAATGAAAAAGATTTTAGAATGCTATTTACTCCATCAACTCAAAAAGAATTAACTGACATATTTAGAGATAGAGATACATCATTTGGTGATGTATATACATGGGTAAAAAATTCAAATATGAATATCTTAATGTCGAGTTGTTTGGAAGATCTAAAATTTGAAGATTATATAGATGAGACAACTGTTGAATGTAATAGTAAATTATATTATTCACCAGATGAATTTTATAATACAAACATTAATATTGCTAGACAAAAATTTATTGATGCAAACGTTTTTTATTTTAAAAAACTTTATTATATATTTGCACCAATTCTTGCTACTCACGAGTTTCACAATAGCAAACCAAAAGAAACAACTAAAAAATACAATGGTGAAGCAAATTTTGCCACAATTCAACATGAAGAATTTGCGAATGAATTATTAAAAAATGAAATTGATGCGGTTTCACACAACGAATCTTTAATAGATGACATTATGAAAACAAAGTTAGTCACAAAACACGGTTTAGTAGATGAGGTTGAAGCAACAGCATATGGTTTTAATGCAGTAGAGAAAGTAGATTATATTGATGTAAAAGCTGGTAATGGGAAATATTACCCTGTTCCTGTAACTTGATATGATTATGTCCCAGTGAAAAAAACATCAAGATTTTATGCAATATCAATACCAGTTAAAGAATCGTTATTAAGTACTTGATCATGTGTAGATATTTCAAATCATGAGCTTTGAAATGATAATTTTGGATCTGATGTATTTCCAACAATTAAAAACTCAACTCTTATTTTATTAAAACAAGATAGAGAGTATGATCTTAAGTTATTAGAACAAATAGTTATGGATTATGCAAAAGAATTAAATAAAAAGGAAAAATCAATTAATGGCTAA
- a CDS encoding LemA family protein, which translates to MANQLDELTSPVNNQGNDVNVINKQLEVKIGLSYVLLEILAWIFLIIPGIIILVKKIKAKQYFDQLQQKIQRSASQVDNYLEQRVIVLQNTASLVQKSITLDKDVMLGVAELRSTNPRKNNSLEDRNDKNLLLDGISRNINIAFEKYPELNSIKAIQDAIQQNSQLQKEITASREYYNDNVSKWNTDIFKWYVFKYVAGKNKFTTRIPFSTSAEIKSLSKSVLL; encoded by the coding sequence ATGGCTAATCAATTAGACGAATTAACAAGCCCTGTTAACAACCAAGGTAATGATGTTAATGTTATTAACAAACAATTGGAAGTAAAAATTGGTTTGAGTTATGTTTTATTAGAAATATTAGCTTGAATATTTTTAATAATTCCAGGGATAATAATTTTAGTAAAAAAAATAAAGGCAAAACAATACTTTGATCAATTGCAACAAAAAATTCAAAGATCTGCTTCACAAGTTGATAATTATTTAGAACAAAGAGTTATTGTTTTGCAAAACACAGCCTCACTTGTTCAAAAATCTATAACCCTTGATAAGGATGTTATGTTGGGTGTTGCTGAATTAAGATCCACTAATCCTAGAAAAAACAATAGTCTTGAAGATAGAAATGATAAGAATTTATTGCTTGATGGAATATCTAGAAATATAAACATTGCTTTTGAAAAATATCCAGAATTAAACTCGATAAAAGCTATTCAGGATGCAATTCAACAAAACTCACAATTACAAAAGGAAATAACTGCTTCAAGAGAATATTATAATGATAATGTTTCAAAATGAAATACCGATATATTCAAATGATATGTTTTTAAGTATGTTGCAGGTAAAAACAAATTTACAACAAGAATACCCTTTTCAACAAGCGCAGAAATAAAATCATTATCAAAATCCGTTCTTTTATAA
- a CDS encoding DUF4234 domain-containing protein has product MLKTNNSAIRIFLFSLVTFGIYGLFFLHRVAKETNQICQGDRRKTGGLLAFIILGIITFGIYVLVWKFKILSRRRLFLEKNGRKGVASQTVYLLWALLFFPVAPIYFYFKGTWQHNAICEVYNQLKK; this is encoded by the coding sequence ATGTTAAAAACAAATAACAGTGCAATAAGAATTTTCTTGTTTTCACTTGTAACTTTTGGTATTTATGGATTGTTTTTTCTACATAGAGTAGCTAAAGAAACCAATCAAATTTGTCAAGGAGACAGACGTAAAACGGGAGGATTACTAGCATTTATAATTTTAGGAATAATTACTTTTGGTATTTATGTCTTAGTGTGAAAATTTAAGATTCTTTCAAGAAGAAGATTATTCTTAGAAAAAAATGGTCGTAAAGGAGTAGCTAGTCAAACAGTATACTTACTGTGAGCTTTATTATTCTTTCCTGTTGCACCAATATATTTTTATTTTAAAGGTACATGACAACACAATGCAATTTGTGAAGTTTATAACCAATTAAAAAAATAA
- the tsaE gene encoding tRNA (adenosine(37)-N6)-threonylcarbamoyltransferase complex ATPase subunit type 1 TsaE, translating to MNSTKYRTKTIQDVVIFAKELLTILNEKKILLLDGQLGAGKTALVKEIGKLLNIGETINSPSFNYMKIYDGLIHIDLYNYKGDIEEFEDYFEDNIVAIEWANKTNYNFKNYIKINVEIDGNYHVYKIEEIK from the coding sequence ATGAACTCAACTAAATATAGAACTAAAACAATTCAAGATGTTGTAATTTTTGCTAAAGAGTTATTAACCATTTTAAATGAAAAGAAAATTCTTCTTTTGGATGGCCAATTAGGAGCAGGAAAAACAGCGTTAGTAAAAGAGATTGGAAAATTGCTAAACATTGGTGAAACTATTAATTCACCTAGTTTTAACTATATGAAAATTTATGATGGTTTAATTCATATTGATTTATATAACTATAAAGGCGATATTGAAGAATTTGAAGATTACTTTGAGGATAACATCGTTGCTATAGAATGGGCAAATAAGACAAATTATAATTTTAAAAATTACATAAAAATTAATGTTGAGATTGATGGTAATTATCATGTTTATAAAATTGAGGAGATTAAATAA
- the tsaB gene encoding tRNA (adenosine(37)-N6)-threonylcarbamoyltransferase complex dimerization subunit type 1 TsaB produces MKLFLDTSSEDFLLLLIDENNKIIDNIFYSSYKKKVNLIVDSFKEILKKNNFKVSDLSSLYTNIGPGFFTGTRSSLVFFRTLAMINKLDVYTCTSFDILEKQNQSENLYLDAQGGSAYHFKKSSKNIEVINNFEGILNKINYNDLVINWDYYKNIFIKTDKKNLLDLSVLYIKKPQIGEKK; encoded by the coding sequence ATGAAACTTTTTTTAGACACATCTAGTGAAGATTTCCTTCTTCTTTTAATTGATGAAAACAACAAAATAATTGATAATATTTTTTACTCTTCATATAAGAAAAAAGTTAATTTAATTGTTGATTCATTTAAAGAAATTTTGAAAAAAAACAATTTTAAAGTTTCTGATTTATCATCATTGTATACGAATATAGGACCTGGTTTTTTTACTGGAACAAGATCCTCTTTGGTTTTTTTTAGAACCCTTGCTATGATCAATAAATTAGATGTTTACACTTGTACAAGTTTTGATATTTTAGAGAAACAAAACCAGTCAGAAAATTTATATTTAGATGCACAAGGCGGAAGTGCATATCACTTTAAAAAATCTTCAAAAAATATAGAAGTAATTAACAACTTCGAAGGAATATTAAATAAAATCAATTATAATGATTTAGTTATTAATTGAGATTATTATAAGAACATTTTTATAAAAACCGATAAAAAAAATTTGCTAGATTTAAGTGTTTTATACATAAAAAAACCTCAAATAGGAGAGAAAAAATAA
- the tsaD gene encoding tRNA (adenosine(37)-N6)-threonylcarbamoyltransferase complex transferase subunit TsaD, with translation MLILGIETSHDDTSLALLNEHGVVDMISISQADFFKKYGGTIPELASREHVQNIAIILDQMIKKHNLKDISHIAYTEKPGLIGTLQIGFLFASALSLSLDVPLIPINHLYGHLFSASIDNKVIFPALCLLVSGGHTQLLLAKDVDQIEIIGETMDDAIGEVFDKVAAKSNIGFPGGPIIDKIFENYRGEFITFTKPKTLKELDFSFSGLKTQVINYIHNSFQKNTKIDVNQVVASFQKTAIDYVIEKTKTAVSQHNIKTLILGGGVSANSYLRKEFVKIFDNTIIPNLKYATDNGAMIAQYAFLQLEKMNSKK, from the coding sequence ATGCTAATATTAGGTATAGAAACAAGCCATGATGATACATCATTAGCTTTATTAAATGAACATGGTGTAGTAGATATGATAAGTATATCTCAAGCAGATTTTTTTAAAAAATACGGTGGAACTATTCCTGAATTAGCTTCAAGAGAACATGTTCAAAATATAGCTATAATTCTTGATCAAATGATTAAAAAACATAATTTGAAAGATATTAGTCACATTGCATACACTGAAAAACCAGGATTAATTGGAACACTTCAAATTGGATTTTTATTTGCAAGTGCATTATCACTTTCTCTTGATGTACCGCTTATTCCGATTAACCATTTATACGGACATCTATTTTCAGCTTCCATTGATAATAAAGTTATTTTTCCAGCGTTATGCCTATTAGTTTCGGGTGGCCACACTCAATTGCTACTAGCAAAAGATGTAGATCAAATTGAAATAATTGGTGAAACAATGGACGACGCAATAGGAGAAGTTTTTGATAAAGTAGCTGCTAAATCAAATATCGGCTTTCCCGGTGGACCTATAATTGATAAAATTTTTGAAAATTATCGTGGTGAATTTATTACTTTTACTAAACCAAAAACTTTAAAAGAACTAGATTTTTCTTTCAGTGGTTTAAAAACACAAGTTATAAATTACATTCATAATTCATTTCAAAAAAACACTAAAATAGATGTTAATCAAGTAGTTGCAAGTTTCCAAAAAACAGCAATTGATTACGTTATAGAAAAAACTAAAACAGCTGTATCACAGCACAATATAAAAACACTTATACTTGGTGGAGGGGTAAGTGCTAATTCTTATTTAAGAAAGGAATTTGTTAAAATTTTTGATAATACAATTATTCCTAATTTAAAGTATGCTACAGATAATGGAGCTATGATTGCTCAGTATGCTTTTCTTCAATTAGAAAAAATGAATTCAAAAAAATAA
- a CDS encoding HAD-IIB family hydrolase translates to MTYIGPKIFFIDLDGTLIDEKSKTLISEENLQALYELKKYSHLVVSTGRSFNDHKVQEILSKIPSEFIICSSGAHIYEDKNLIKRDFFNQRTLGFIKDYAIKNKIPFVLFSDEHEDLIVYNKFHRWVAKKFWGKRVNVEICKESKAINKVGIVKIAFLTWPFKMKKLVKKINNDFHSVNTYTANGNWVLEITDKDTNKLSASIFIANKLGINIKETIHIGDSMSDSVTVGTVGKTIAMKNADKEFKDMADIIGPKNKKAGVARIINAILKRSIL, encoded by the coding sequence ATGACATACATAGGACCAAAAATATTTTTCATTGACCTTGACGGAACATTGATAGATGAAAAAAGTAAAACATTAATTAGTGAAGAAAATTTACAAGCACTTTATGAACTTAAAAAATATTCTCATTTAGTTGTTTCGACAGGAAGAAGTTTTAACGATCATAAAGTACAAGAAATACTTTCAAAAATTCCAAGTGAGTTCATAATTTGTTCATCAGGTGCACATATTTATGAAGACAAAAATTTAATCAAAAGAGACTTTTTTAATCAAAGAACGTTGGGTTTTATTAAAGATTATGCTATAAAAAACAAAATACCTTTTGTTCTTTTTTCGGATGAGCATGAGGATCTAATTGTCTATAATAAATTTCATCGATGAGTAGCTAAGAAGTTTTGAGGAAAAAGAGTAAATGTTGAAATTTGTAAAGAATCAAAGGCGATAAACAAAGTCGGAATTGTTAAAATTGCTTTTTTAACTTGACCATTTAAAATGAAAAAATTAGTTAAAAAAATTAATAATGACTTTCATTCGGTTAATACATACACAGCTAATGGCAATTGAGTTCTTGAAATAACAGATAAAGATACTAATAAACTTAGTGCTAGTATTTTTATAGCCAACAAACTAGGTATCAATATTAAAGAAACTATTCACATCGGTGATTCGATGTCCGATTCTGTTACTGTTGGTACAGTTGGTAAAACAATAGCAATGAAAAATGCAGATAAAGAATTTAAGGATATGGCAGATATTATTGGACCCAAAAACAAAAAAGCAGGTGTTGCACGAATAATAAATGCAATTTTAAAAAGAAGTATTCTATAA
- a CDS encoding HAD family hydrolase, which translates to MNTTFVPKIIFLDLDGTLIDIKDGKIRDISKENYEYLIELNKKIPVVVSTGRGVNDATDVLVSRLNQNSYIAWNGAQIVIDGKLAFKKPIPEPIVNEIFDDIKTSKISVILNSDPKNLAFASNIFYKFVMKFAKYNAKLYKDYKGGIEVFKLLLWCPSKQKVKKLHDEWNQKYKGKLTICLSGKHNEFIEITAHNVSKGHGELEWCKIYGIDPKYAMHIGDSLNDASPKDKIGCLVALNNSVPELKSVADINTEIDFTNAGVARFLKKFLKDRI; encoded by the coding sequence ATGAATACAACATTTGTACCAAAAATTATATTTCTAGACTTAGATGGAACGTTAATAGACATTAAAGATGGAAAAATAAGAGATATAAGTAAAGAAAATTACGAGTATTTAATTGAATTAAATAAAAAAATTCCAGTAGTGGTTTCAACAGGTAGAGGGGTTAATGATGCCACTGATGTTTTGGTTTCAAGATTAAATCAAAACTCATATATAGCTTGAAATGGAGCTCAAATAGTTATTGACGGAAAATTAGCTTTTAAAAAACCTATTCCAGAACCTATTGTTAATGAAATTTTTGATGATATTAAAACTTCAAAAATTAGTGTTATACTAAACTCTGATCCTAAAAATTTAGCATTTGCAAGTAACATTTTTTATAAATTTGTGATGAAATTTGCTAAATATAACGCTAAGTTATACAAGGATTATAAAGGTGGAATTGAAGTTTTTAAACTTTTATTATGATGTCCATCAAAACAAAAAGTTAAGAAACTTCATGATGAGTGAAATCAAAAATACAAAGGCAAATTAACGATTTGTTTAAGTGGTAAACATAATGAATTTATAGAAATAACAGCTCATAATGTTTCAAAGGGTCATGGCGAACTAGAATGATGTAAAATATATGGAATTGATCCTAAATATGCAATGCACATAGGTGATTCGCTTAATGATGCTTCTCCAAAAGATAAAATAGGTTGTTTAGTAGCCTTAAACAATTCAGTACCAGAACTAAAATCTGTTGCAGACATTAATACAGAGATAGATTTTACAAATGCTGGAGTTGCAAGATTTTTGAAAAAGTTTTTAAAAGATAGAATTTAA